A region from the Corylus avellana chromosome ca7, CavTom2PMs-1.0 genome encodes:
- the LOC132187617 gene encoding uncharacterized protein LOC132187617 isoform X2, translating into MEKSLAFLLLLFLSHLTYSNADEAFDVRQHLSTVTRYGLVKEVAENSFVPSNVPDGCNPIHLSLVARHGTRSPTKKRIRELNSLEDRLKVLLRDAAEQKLSLEKIPSWFRGWESPWKGKSRGGELIIKGEDELYDLGIRIREKFPDLFNEEYHPDVYAIRATQVPRASASAVAFGMGLFSGKGNLGPGRHRAFAVTSESRASDILLRFYDSCENYKDFRKRQEPAVDKLKEPIFDEITSALASRYGLNFTRQDTSSLWFLCKQEASLLDITNRACSLFSPFEIALLEWTDDLELFILKGYGNSLNYQMGVPLLQDVLQVMEQAIKAQEEKHARGSYEKARLRFAHAETVVPFSCLLGLFHEGSGYEQIQREQPLELPPKPPQKRNWRGSTVAPFAGNNMLVLYSCPANSSSKYFVQVLHNEDPIPMPGCDGSDFCPFEVFKERIVAPHLKIDYNKVCAVKLEKPEQNPSITSCLVANTN; encoded by the exons atggagaaGTCTTTGGCTTTTCTGCTGCTACTGTTTTTATCACATTTAACTTATTCAAATGCAGACGAAGCTTTCGATGTTCGGCAACATCTATCTACCGTGACCAG ATATGGTCTCGTAAAAGAAGTTGCTGAGAATTCCTTTGTACCTTCCAATGTTCCTGATGGATGTAATCCTATCCACTTAAGTCTTGTG GCGAGGCATGGAACTCGTTCTCCTACGAAGAAACGGATAAGAGAGTTAAACAGTTTGGAAGATCGTCTAAAAGTACTTCTAAGAGATGCTGCAGAACAGAAACTGTCTTTGGAAAAAATTCCTTCCTGGTTTAGAGGATGGGAATCTCCTTGGAAAGGAAAGTCGAGGGGTGGAGAACTAATTATCAAAGGAGAGGACGAACTGTATGATCTTGGTATCAGGATTAGAGAAAAATTTCCAGATCTGTTTAATGAGGAATACCACCCTGACGTGTATGCAATAAGGGCAACTCAG GTTCCTCGGGCGTCAGCTAGTGCTGTAGCATTTGGAATGGGGCTCTTCAGTGGGAAAGGAAATCTTGGACCAGGACGTCATCGAGCTTTTGCTGTCACTAGTGAAAGCCGTGCAAGTGATATATTGTTAAGGTTTTATGATTCTTGTGAAAACTACAAG GATTTCAGGAAAAGGCAGGAGCCTGCTGTTGATAAGCTTAAGGAACCCATCTTTGATGAAATTACCTCTGCATTAGCGAGTCGCTATGGGTTGAATTTTACAAGGCAGGATACTTCTTCTCTCTGGTTTCTGTGCAAACAG GAAGCATCCTTGCTGGACATTACTAATCGAGCTTGTAGTCTTTTCAGCCCTTTCGAG ATTGCTTTGTTGGAGTGGACAGATGACCTGGAGCTGTTTATATTGAAGGGTTATGGTAATTCCTTGAACTATCAAATGGGAGTTCCATTACTTCAAGATGTTTTGCAAGTCATGGAACAAGCTATCAAGGCCCAAGAAg AAAAACATGCTCGTGGAAGCTATGAAAAGGCAAGACTTCGGTTTGCACATGCGGAAACTGTGGTTCCATTCTCATGTCTGCTTGGACTTTTCCATGAAGGATCTG GATATGAACAAATACAAAGGGAACAGCCCTTGGAACTTCCTCCAAAGCCACCCCAAAAGAGAAATTGGAGGGGCAGCACCGTGGCACCTTTTGCCGGGAATAACATGCTGGTTCTGTACAGCTGTCCAGCTAACTCTTCAAGCAAGTACTTTGTGCAAGTACTGCACAATGAAGATCCCATTCCAATGCCG GGTTGTGATGGTTCTGATTTCTGTCCGTTCGAAGTTTTTAAG